The sequence CCGCGAGGCCCTTCTCCTGCAGTTCCCGGTGCCAGTCCTTCAACTCCCAGGCCTGGTAGGTCTCGGTGGCGACGTCGATCTCGCCGGTGCGCTCGAAGTCGCAGTCGATGCCGTGCCGGGCGAGCGAGGCCTCGATCTCGTCGAGGTTGCGCCGGCCCAGTTCCTCCAGTTTCCCGATCTCGCCGGGCCAGCGGGTCAGGCCGTTGGGCAGTCCGTGGGTGAGGGAGGCGGCGCAGAAGCCGCCGTTGCGGCCGGAGGCGGCCCAGCCCACCTCGCGGCCTTCCAGGAGCACCACATCGCGCTGCGGATCGCGCTCCTTGGCGTTGAGCGCGGTCCACAGCCCGCTGTAGCCACCGCCGACGACCAGCAGATCGCAGGTGTCGGTGCCGGTCAGGGCCGGCTCGGCATGCGGCTTTCCAGGGTCTTCCAGCCAGTACGGGACCGGCTGGGCTTCGGAGAGAGAGGCGATCCAGTTGTCTTTGCCACGGCTCATGGCGCTCGGGGCCATGATTTCAACTCCCTACGAGGGCATTCCCGAAAAGGCTTATGCCTTCTGCTTGTTGTTACGGCGATTGCTGATGAGCATCGAGGCCAGTGTGATGAGGACCGCGACGAGGAACATGGCCGTACCGATCACATTGATCTGGACGGGAGTTCCGCGCTGCGCCGAACCCCAGACGAACATGGGGAAGGTGACCGTCGAGCCGGCGTTGAAGTTGGTGATGATGAAATCGTCGAAGGACAGCGCGAACGACAACAGCGCGCCCGCGGCGATCCCGGGTGCCGCGATCGGCAGGGTGACCCGCGCGAAGGTCTGCACCGGGCCGGCGTACAGGTCCCGGGCGGCCTCCTCCAGACGCGGGTCCATCGACATCACACGGGCCTTGACCGCGGTGACGACGAAGCTCAGGCAGAACATGATGTGCGCGATGAGGATCGTGTAGAAGCCCAGCTGGGCGCCCATGTTGAGGAACAGGGTGAGCAGCGAGGCGGCCATGACGACCTCGGGCATCGCCATCGGCAGGAAGATCAGCGAGTTGACGGCGCCGCGGGCGCGGAAGCGGTAGCGGACCAGCGCGAAGGCGATCATCGTGCCGAGGATCGTGGCGCCGGTCGTCGCCCACACCGCGATCTGGAGGCTGATGGAGAGCGAACCGCACATGTCGGCGACACCGCACGGCTGCTTCCAGGCGTCCAGCGAGAACTGCTGCCACTCGTAGTTGAAGCGCCCCTTCGGCTTGTTGAAGGAGAACACCGTCACGATGACGTTCGGCAGCAGGAGATAGGCGAGCGTCAGGAGCCCGAAGAGAACGACGAGATGGCGCTTGAGCCAGTTGACGAGGGGCATTTAGACCAGATCCTCCGTCCCGGCCCGGCGGATGTAGATCGTGACCATGGCCAGGATGGCGGCCATGAGGATGAAGGACAGGGCCGCGGCCGTCGGATAGTCCAGAATCCGCAGGAACTGCGTCTGGATGACGTTGCCGATCATGCGGGTGTCGGTGGAACCGAGCAGTTCGGAGTTGACGTAGTCACCGGCCGCCGGGATGAAGGTCA comes from Streptomyces sp. FXJ1.172 and encodes:
- a CDS encoding ABC transporter permease; amino-acid sequence: MPLVNWLKRHLVVLFGLLTLAYLLLPNVIVTVFSFNKPKGRFNYEWQQFSLDAWKQPCGVADMCGSLSISLQIAVWATTGATILGTMIAFALVRYRFRARGAVNSLIFLPMAMPEVVMAASLLTLFLNMGAQLGFYTILIAHIMFCLSFVVTAVKARVMSMDPRLEEAARDLYAGPVQTFARVTLPIAAPGIAAGALLSFALSFDDFIITNFNAGSTVTFPMFVWGSAQRGTPVQINVIGTAMFLVAVLITLASMLISNRRNNKQKA